One stretch of Desulfonatronospira thiodismutans ASO3-1 DNA includes these proteins:
- a CDS encoding beta strand repeat-containing protein, translating into MATLVYLGENYNNETFTVNGQLDFRIARGMEYENIEFAIGGNSRDVEVHTDIAAEATFTLTEGIDYDYVVDEDTGSILVQDGDGNTMLSLEVGADLKTVAQVRIGDGEETQIELDPDTSEIKPETRPQHPEDVTINIDEIDPITEGDFLSFGGEVVNDSAIELDYDLTVYIDGDEYDVDESFTVAAGETKPFDFGEITGTEGLDVGEYTITIQYGEYGKTTTTFTVEPEELFTALEASGKKFEDDITVDREIEDEQAYNFSGLTSNSRIEITEDVDLTYVADFGDVTIDVSEGATLTISAAQATALAEAGGSVTGDGSVTVTGLDGDDIYDLSGITASASAEVDTVTLRPDTNLGDIEITVADTHTFTLTAAQADGRTIVGDDSEGAADDGNVFVTDIEGDIAYDFSAIGSENGTVTADDINADDYVDGEITFPAGIQLGDLDITLVSDPELTMAAADADGATIDGDGTVILTGDAAGADLSGISAAGVTIDLRQVTGDFELEGADADAGLMGNTTSPLILTSVQADGQELESAEDIDVHGNMNVDLREITDGGTLTVHVTESQSLSLASRMPGGTVIQLADGVVLTASAAVYESRLSGLNVNEPAEGTAEVKITGSAADVADVTKGGSNAQFSFTVTGDIAADAAAIDLSAITDSLTFESNSISVGENAELTLNVAQANGVTITGDGETKIITGAVEEDTDLTGIANLVDNPTTLTIKDGYTLTVTAEQAAALTSIVNDGDDTGDVEVIVGTDTPVDVDLSNVGVTGTDTFTLQVDATKDLTTAASVDTADIIQISGSYTLTLTPAQADATEITGGTVVVDGDIDGATADFTQVENLTFESDEVNLDSETLTLTASQADGVKITESGGKLNVIFEAGDDGTVNLATGSATAADLYGTAVVSGNMTLAAGEEDKWKEFTSVTVADDVTLTLSAEQADTIDNSSGIIQGAGSVMITGNADGDYDLSGIVTTGLSFQGNSISVDGGKTLTLTPAQADGVSVTGDGALDVIGDLAQDQTVDLTNVAADIEFDGDSPGDLDLDTGAEVQVTVAQADAVSFTVSNDGGTVVLSGTLGTETIDVATNTADLTGVTLNETQDTAEGHIEAITADTVTLSAEQANFVSDLDIDTGTFDLIVQLDAENTGVDLTGMTATGQAVTVQVTEDMELTQHDKLTSTDAVNADIELMDDAELTLTVAQAKVLAGTNKIVGEGTVEVTGTFADGDTAALAGLIGDTGGDAITLDLTQADLTADTDVEANLNAVGGDDLNKVILTADQLVDNITLDMDDFNLEIHANAAGSSIFTNNLENVGAQDVEVIVSEDADLAGNLTNVTDLIVGENTVGISAQNLGRAANVQSDATGTLNVTSASETAVDLTNSGEDTQFAGFAGTLNITEDVALTLDPSVYNETVGTADPTASFTTIDDSDLTDGDTVILAFKHDGNDYAVEVTSDGTRADLAEKLNTELGADFTVVDDGTNLDVTAEDGVNIADARLDVVSFSEITGDGTLVIEEYNADGVLVTQQMLDMISTAKVDVTGADTVPNDLVIPTGQTLIMTQEQLHEGEYTGTGTIQIALVDSEDLDLEDVAETLTLNATVDDSENITGDNIDLQRLDSIEVADTFTLTATAAQITGVTVVSSGEGDDDGSLTVEATTAAMTEDLDLSNVSLGEAGALTVEVTGIQDLDLTENANLGNMTHINITGVAETTYVHMTGDQAHEVDLTADANTQITLYNTAATEYDFSDFDHADAVIDVTDLEGTITFPATLDGDWTMTAAQAHEADFEVTGTLNIVDPHLTPAMDLSALTMTGTVNVEFDLSEYENEAINFTGDLGGATVNMGLGAVMIADADTVDDVTFEGPGTVQVMGDLTGNALSNVESSLDLTKADEGTEPTNMPATVAEGITITLTPAQADGFAVTGLGTVVVEGVSGENLDFSNIESSLNLRDADLTGEVELRDTIGDNLTLTADASLLDEVTIGGDGKVVVLGDASGVDLSGISADMDLTEAEMDETTTFPTVAADQTLTMNITDAEELDIPGNGTIELTGKVETDIDMEDFQVGDNTLEFGDEIEILDGYTLTAESRILHDVEITGQGSVVVKASAGRHILDLGEEVSANISFEIEDDNLTIKGFDAEDDVLNFSNMDLDNPNEPEEAFQQYTLGDDVYAEVVAVDSIWDEKGDIETAGSAFLNEQLAEGSEMIFMSATASEDGDTKIWHWDDTNDDGEIDEGELTLIGVLEDFGKDCLSNITEANFSF; encoded by the coding sequence ATGGCTACATTGGTTTATCTAGGTGAGAACTACAACAATGAGACTTTTACTGTAAACGGACAACTGGATTTTCGTATTGCACGAGGAATGGAGTATGAAAACATTGAATTTGCTATAGGTGGCAACTCAAGAGATGTAGAAGTACATACTGATATTGCAGCAGAAGCTACTTTTACATTGACCGAAGGAATTGATTATGATTATGTGGTAGACGAAGATACTGGTTCTATACTTGTTCAAGATGGTGATGGGAATACCATGCTGTCTTTAGAAGTAGGAGCCGATTTAAAAACGGTTGCTCAGGTTAGAATTGGTGATGGTGAAGAAACACAGATTGAATTAGATCCAGATACTTCTGAGATAAAACCTGAGACACGTCCCCAACATCCAGAAGACGTAACTATAAATATCGATGAGATAGATCCTATTACTGAAGGTGATTTTCTTTCGTTTGGTGGAGAAGTAGTCAATGACAGCGCAATAGAATTAGACTACGATTTAACAGTTTATATTGATGGCGATGAATATGATGTTGATGAGAGTTTTACAGTTGCAGCTGGTGAGACTAAGCCATTTGACTTTGGTGAGATAACAGGTACTGAAGGTCTCGATGTTGGAGAGTACACCATAACCATCCAGTACGGAGAATATGGTAAGACCACAACAACATTCACTGTTGAACCGGAAGAGCTTTTTACTGCACTTGAAGCCAGTGGAAAGAAATTTGAAGATGATATAACTGTTGATAGGGAAATAGAAGATGAACAAGCCTATAACTTTTCTGGATTAACTTCAAACAGTAGAATTGAAATCACTGAAGATGTAGATCTGACATATGTAGCAGATTTTGGAGACGTCACTATTGATGTTAGTGAGGGTGCGACACTGACTATTTCCGCTGCTCAGGCGACCGCTTTAGCTGAAGCTGGTGGTTCGGTTACCGGGGATGGTAGTGTTACTGTGACTGGGTTGGATGGCGATGATATTTATGACCTGAGTGGTATTACAGCCAGTGCGAGTGCTGAAGTTGATACTGTTACACTTCGCCCAGACACAAACCTGGGTGACATAGAGATTACCGTTGCAGATACTCATACTTTTACCCTCACAGCTGCCCAGGCAGATGGACGTACGATAGTTGGTGATGATTCAGAAGGAGCTGCCGATGATGGCAATGTTTTCGTTACTGATATTGAAGGAGATATCGCTTATGATTTCTCAGCCATTGGCTCTGAAAACGGGACCGTAACCGCCGACGATATAAATGCTGACGATTATGTAGATGGAGAGATCACTTTCCCAGCCGGTATCCAGCTTGGTGACTTAGATATTACTCTTGTATCCGATCCCGAACTGACCATGGCTGCTGCAGATGCAGACGGTGCAACAATAGATGGAGACGGTACCGTAATTTTAACCGGCGATGCAGCTGGTGCAGATTTAAGCGGTATCTCTGCTGCTGGTGTAACCATAGACCTCCGCCAGGTAACCGGCGACTTTGAACTGGAAGGTGCTGATGCAGATGCAGGACTTATGGGAAATACCACCAGTCCGCTGATTCTGACCTCTGTGCAGGCTGATGGGCAGGAACTTGAATCTGCTGAAGACATTGATGTTCATGGAAACATGAATGTGGACCTACGTGAGATTACTGACGGCGGAACTCTCACCGTTCATGTAACTGAATCCCAGAGCCTCAGCTTGGCCTCCAGGATGCCTGGTGGCACAGTGATCCAACTGGCTGATGGTGTTGTGCTTACCGCTTCAGCAGCTGTTTATGAATCCCGCCTGAGCGGATTGAATGTAAATGAACCTGCCGAAGGCACAGCTGAGGTGAAGATCACTGGCTCTGCAGCTGATGTTGCAGATGTGACTAAAGGCGGCAGTAATGCCCAGTTCTCCTTTACCGTTACAGGGGATATCGCAGCAGATGCTGCTGCAATAGATCTGTCAGCTATTACTGACAGCCTAACCTTTGAAAGCAACAGCATATCCGTTGGTGAAAATGCCGAATTGACGCTAAATGTAGCACAGGCCAATGGCGTGACCATTACTGGTGATGGCGAGACTAAAATCATTACTGGTGCTGTAGAAGAAGACACTGATCTGACTGGTATTGCTAACTTGGTAGATAACCCAACTACTCTAACAATAAAGGATGGCTACACCCTGACCGTTACAGCAGAGCAGGCAGCTGCGTTAACCTCTATCGTAAACGATGGAGACGATACAGGAGATGTTGAGGTTATAGTTGGGACAGACACCCCTGTGGATGTTGACTTGTCCAACGTAGGTGTTACAGGCACTGATACTTTCACCCTTCAGGTCGATGCAACAAAAGATCTGACTACTGCAGCGAGTGTAGATACTGCAGATATAATTCAGATAAGCGGAAGCTATACACTGACTCTTACACCTGCTCAGGCTGATGCTACCGAAATTACTGGTGGGACAGTAGTAGTAGATGGTGACATTGACGGTGCTACTGCTGATTTCACGCAAGTAGAAAATCTTACCTTTGAGAGTGATGAGGTAAACCTGGACAGCGAAACATTGACCCTGACAGCCAGCCAGGCTGATGGTGTAAAAATTACAGAAAGCGGTGGCAAACTCAACGTCATCTTCGAAGCAGGCGATGATGGGACAGTAAACCTCGCTACAGGTTCAGCAACAGCTGCCGACCTTTACGGCACAGCAGTTGTATCAGGCAACATGACCTTAGCTGCAGGTGAAGAGGATAAATGGAAAGAATTTACCTCTGTAACCGTAGCAGACGATGTCACTTTGACACTGTCAGCAGAGCAGGCAGATACAATTGATAACTCTTCTGGTATAATCCAAGGAGCTGGATCTGTCATGATCACCGGCAATGCCGATGGTGATTATGACCTTAGTGGTATTGTCACAACTGGCCTCTCATTCCAGGGCAATTCAATTTCTGTTGATGGTGGCAAAACCCTTACCCTTACGCCAGCACAGGCTGACGGTGTGAGCGTTACCGGTGATGGTGCCCTTGATGTTATCGGTGATTTAGCACAAGATCAAACCGTTGATTTAACTAATGTTGCTGCAGATATTGAATTTGATGGTGATTCACCAGGTGACTTAGATCTTGACACCGGCGCAGAAGTGCAAGTCACAGTTGCACAAGCTGACGCAGTATCATTCACTGTTTCAAATGATGGTGGCACTGTAGTCCTATCAGGGACATTAGGAACTGAAACGATTGATGTAGCTACAAACACAGCCGACCTCACAGGCGTTACTCTGAATGAAACGCAAGACACGGCTGAAGGTCACATAGAAGCTATCACAGCAGACACTGTCACACTCTCTGCAGAGCAGGCGAACTTTGTAAGTGATCTGGACATTGACACTGGGACATTCGACCTTATTGTTCAGCTTGATGCTGAGAACACCGGTGTTGATCTTACCGGTATGACAGCAACAGGGCAAGCCGTAACTGTGCAGGTCACTGAGGATATGGAGCTGACTCAACATGATAAGCTTACAAGCACGGATGCAGTCAATGCTGACATCGAACTCATGGACGATGCTGAGCTTACTCTGACCGTTGCTCAGGCAAAAGTTCTGGCAGGCACAAATAAAATAGTAGGCGAAGGCACAGTAGAAGTAACAGGTACATTTGCAGATGGTGATACCGCAGCTTTGGCTGGCCTGATTGGCGATACAGGCGGCGATGCTATTACCCTGGATCTTACTCAAGCAGATCTGACCGCTGATACAGATGTCGAAGCCAATTTGAATGCTGTTGGTGGAGATGATCTCAACAAAGTTATCCTCACCGCAGATCAGCTCGTTGACAACATTACGCTTGATATGGATGATTTTAACCTGGAAATCCATGCAAACGCTGCGGGAAGCTCAATCTTCACAAACAATCTTGAAAACGTTGGCGCGCAAGACGTAGAAGTCATTGTTTCTGAAGACGCTGATCTTGCCGGTAATCTGACCAATGTCACGGATTTGATTGTTGGTGAAAACACTGTAGGCATCTCTGCTCAAAACCTCGGGCGTGCTGCCAATGTTCAAAGTGATGCAACAGGCACGCTCAATGTAACCAGCGCGTCAGAAACAGCAGTTGACTTGACAAATAGTGGAGAAGATACACAATTCGCAGGTTTCGCAGGCACACTGAACATCACTGAGGATGTGGCTCTGACGCTTGATCCATCGGTTTATAATGAAACAGTGGGAACAGCAGATCCTACAGCTTCTTTTACAACAATCGATGATTCTGATCTTACCGATGGAGATACCGTTATCTTAGCCTTCAAGCATGATGGCAACGACTACGCAGTGGAAGTTACCAGTGACGGTACTCGTGCAGACCTTGCCGAGAAACTCAATACTGAACTGGGCGCAGACTTCACAGTAGTTGATGACGGGACAAACCTTGATGTCACAGCTGAAGACGGAGTAAACATTGCAGATGCAAGGCTTGACGTTGTAAGCTTCTCCGAAATCACTGGAGACGGCACACTGGTTATTGAAGAGTACAATGCTGATGGTGTACTCGTGACTCAGCAGATGCTGGATATGATCAGCACGGCCAAAGTGGATGTAACTGGCGCAGACACAGTTCCTAACGACCTGGTCATCCCGACTGGTCAGACTCTGATTATGACCCAAGAGCAACTGCACGAGGGTGAGTACACCGGCACTGGAACTATCCAGATTGCACTTGTTGACAGTGAAGATCTTGATCTTGAGGATGTAGCAGAAACACTGACGCTTAATGCAACAGTAGATGATTCTGAAAACATTACAGGTGACAACATCGATCTGCAGCGTCTTGACTCCATTGAAGTAGCCGATACGTTTACACTTACTGCTACCGCAGCCCAGATTACTGGTGTAACCGTGGTTAGCTCTGGCGAAGGTGATGATGATGGAAGCCTGACTGTAGAGGCAACCACTGCAGCCATGACTGAGGACTTGGATCTTTCCAATGTCTCTCTTGGCGAAGCTGGTGCATTGACAGTTGAGGTCACAGGCATCCAGGATCTGGATCTTACAGAGAATGCCAATCTGGGTAATATGACGCACATAAATATCACAGGCGTAGCTGAGACAACTTATGTGCACATGACTGGTGACCAGGCCCATGAGGTTGATTTAACAGCTGATGCAAATACACAAATAACCCTCTACAACACAGCCGCCACAGAGTATGACTTCAGTGACTTTGATCATGCTGATGCAGTTATCGACGTCACTGATCTTGAAGGTACAATTACCTTCCCCGCTACTCTGGACGGTGACTGGACCATGACCGCAGCCCAGGCCCACGAGGCTGACTTTGAAGTGACTGGCACCCTGAACATTGTTGATCCTCACCTTACTCCAGCAATGGATCTGAGTGCTCTGACAATGACTGGTACTGTAAACGTAGAGTTCGACCTCTCTGAGTACGAAAACGAAGCCATCAACTTCACAGGTGATCTCGGTGGAGCCACTGTAAACATGGGCCTTGGGGCCGTCATGATAGCAGATGCTGACACCGTTGACGATGTTACCTTTGAAGGCCCCGGCACTGTGCAGGTTATGGGAGATTTAACTGGTAACGCCCTTTCAAATGTTGAATCCAGCCTGGATCTCACTAAAGCAGATGAAGGCACAGAACCTACAAATATGCCTGCTACAGTAGCAGAGGGGATAACCATAACCCTGACACCTGCTCAGGCAGACGGCTTTGCCGTTACCGGACTCGGCACGGTAGTTGTAGAAGGCGTTTCCGGTGAAAATCTGGACTTCTCTAATATTGAATCCAGTCTGAATCTGAGAGATGCCGACTTGACTGGTGAGGTGGAACTGCGTGACACAATAGGTGACAACCTTACTTTGACCGCTGATGCTTCACTGCTTGATGAAGTAACCATAGGCGGTGACGGCAAGGTTGTGGTTCTGGGTGATGCCAGCGGAGTGGACCTCTCAGGTATCAGCGCAGACATGGATCTGACAGAAGCTGAGATGGATGAGACCACCACCTTCCCGACCGTTGCTGCAGACCAGACTCTGACCATGAACATAACCGATGCTGAAGAGCTGGATATACCAGGCAATGGAACTATCGAACTGACTGGCAAGGTAGAAACTGATATCGACATGGAAGATTTTCAAGTCGGTGACAACACCCTTGAATTCGGTGATGAGATCGAGATACTTGATGGCTACACCTTGACAGCAGAGTCTAGGATTCTGCATGACGTTGAGATTACCGGCCAGGGCTCTGTGGTGGTAAAAGCTTCAGCAGGTCGGCACATCCTGGATCTGGGTGAGGAAGTCTCTGCAAATATCTCCTTTGAGATTGAGGATGACAACCTGACCATCAAAGGGTTCGACGCAGAAGACGATGTGCTGAACTTCAGCAACATGGATCTGGATAACCCCAACGAACCTGAAGAGGCGTTCCAGCAATACACCCTGGGCGATGATGTGTACGCTGAGGTTGTAGCAGTTGATAGTATATGGGATGAGAAAGGAGACATTGAAACAGCTGGAAGCGCCTTCTTGAATGAACAGTTGGCAGAAGGTAGCGAGATGATCTTCATGTCTGCAACTGCATCAGAAGATGGAGACACCAAAATCTGGCACTGGGATGACACTAATGACGATGGAGAGATAGATGAAGGCGAGCTGACCCTTATCGGAGTGCTGGAAGACTTCGGCAAGGACTGCTTGAGCAACATAACCGAAGCGAACTTCAGCTTCTAA